The proteins below come from a single Eucalyptus grandis isolate ANBG69807.140 chromosome 3, ASM1654582v1, whole genome shotgun sequence genomic window:
- the LOC104430836 gene encoding TPD1 protein homolog 1-like, with amino-acid sequence MASVMKFLGAALLLLLYSKGTYSCEPDEVSLGQYDTGDLYSSAPVYNVTFYNGCTDCDVVDLSLRCPGFKTLKPIDPFIFKPSGDSCIISRGLQIYTGVTINFTYAWESQYPFEIAHYHFECAPPPESEVKGAARIVRG; translated from the exons ATGGCGTCTGTCATGAAGTTTTTGGGTGCGGCTTTGCTTCTGCTTCTCTACAGCAAAG GGACGTATTCTTGTGAGCCGGACGAAGTGAGCCTGGGGCAGTACGACACGGGCGATCTGTACTCGAGCGCGCCAGTGTACAACGTGACATTCTACAACGGGTGCACGGACTGCGACGTGGTCGACCTCTCCCTAAGATGCCCGGGGTTCAAGACCCTGAAGCCCATCGATCCTTTCATCTTCAAGCCTTCCGGCGACTCTTGCATCATCAGCAGAGGCCTGCAAATCTACACGGGCGTGACGATCAACTTCACCTACGCTTGGGAATCCCAGTACCCTTTCGAGATCGCGCATTACCATTTCGAGTGTGCTCCTCCTCCGGAATCGGAGGTAAAGGGCGCGGCGAGGATCGTAAGGGGCTGA